Within Ailuropoda melanoleuca isolate Jingjing unplaced genomic scaffold, ASM200744v2 unplaced-scaffold10921, whole genome shotgun sequence, the genomic segment GGGACAAAGAGATAAACATTGGACATGAGGACATGTATGTAGCGTGGGGCATGCTTCCCAAAGCGATGCACTACCGAGACCCCAATCATCGGCACATAAAATGCAAGCACAGCCAAGATATGTGACACACAAGTGTTGAGAGCTTTCAGGCGTTCCTTGCGGGAAGCGATGACCATGACTGAATGCAGAATGAGCACATAGGAGAGGAAGATAAATAACATGTCCATGCCAAAGGTGGATACAAGAACAAAGAGTCCATAGATGCTGTTGATGGTGATATCAGCACAGGCCAGCTTCATCATGTCTGGGTGCAGGCAGTAGGAGTGGGAGAGAACATTGGATCTGCAGATAGGCAGCCTCttgaagaggaagg encodes:
- the LOC100470456 gene encoding olfactory receptor 51I2-like, with translation LAMSFDRYVAICDPLHYATVLTNGVIAGVGVALAARSFITLFPLPFLFKRLPICRSNVLSHSYCLHPDMMKLACADITINSIYGLFVLVSTFGMDMLFIFLSYVLILHSVMVIASRKERLKALNTCVSHILAVLAFYVPMIGVSVVHRFGKHAPRYIHVLMSNVYLFVPPVLNPLIYSAKTKEIRRAIIRMFRPMKM